A stretch of Pogona vitticeps strain Pit_001003342236 chromosome 5, PviZW2.1, whole genome shotgun sequence DNA encodes these proteins:
- the SGSM3 gene encoding small G protein signaling modulator 3 has translation MSGTCTPTAGGPFSALTPSIWPQEILAKYTQKEESVEQPEFRYDEFGFRVDREDGAEPNSSKLLGIPLTEEPQQRLKWQAHLEFTHNHDVGDLTWDKIEVTLPRSDKLRSLVLAGIPHSMRPQLWMRLSGALQKKRNTEMSYREIVKNSSNDETIAAKQIEKDLLRTMPSNACFSNMNSIGVPRLRRILRGLAWLYPEIGYCQGTGMVVASLLLFLEEEDAFWMMCAIIEDLVPASYFSTTLMGVQTDQRVLRHLIVQYLPRLDKLLQEHDIELSLITLHWFLTSFASVVHIKLLLRIWDLFFYQGSIVLFQVTLGMLSMKEDELIQSENSASIFNTLSDIPSQIEDPDVLLQEAMRVAGSLTDMAVETQRCKHLAYLIADQGQLLNPGAAVSLSKIVRRRTQHKKSGITSLLFGEDDMEALKAKNIKQTELVADLREAILQVAQHFQCIDPKSCNIDLTPDYTMESHQRDHESYVACSRNQRRRAKALLDFERHDDDELGFRKNDIITIISQKDEHCWVGELNGLRGWFPAKFVEVLDERSKEYSIAGDDSVTEGITDLVRGTLCPALKAIFEHGLKRPSLLGGACHPWLFIEEAAGREVERDFDSVYSRLVLCKTYRLDEDGKVLTPEELLYRAVQSVNMSHDAAHAQMDVKLRSLICIGLNEQVLHLWLEVLCSSLQTVEKWFHPWSFLRSPGWVQIKCELRVLSKFAFSLSPEWELPVKREEKEKKPLKEGVQDMLVKHHLFSWDIDG, from the exons ATGTCTG GAACTTGTACTCCTACTGCTGGTGGGCCCTTTTCTGCACTTACTCCAAGCATATGGCCTCAGGAAATCCTCGCAAAGTATACCCAG aaaGAAGAATCTGTTGAGCAACCAGAATTCCGATATGATGAATTTGGTTTCCGAGTAGACAGAGAAG ATGGTGCTGAGCCAAATTCCAGCAAGCTCTTGGGCATCCCACTGACTGAAGAGCCACAACAGAGGCTGAAATGGCAGGCTCACTTGGAGTTCACACACAACCATGATGTGGGGGACTTAACTTGGGATAAGATTGAAGTCACACTTCCACGTTCAGACAAGCTGCGATCTCTGGTATTGGCTGGCATTCCTCACAGCATGAGACCACAG CTGTGGATGCGGCTGTCAGGTGCTCTGCAGAAGAAGAGAAATACAGAAATGTCTTACCGAGAAATTGTGAAGAACAGCTCAAATGACGAAACCATTGCTGCCAAACAA ATTGAGAAAGACCTGCTCCGCACTATGCCCAGCAATGCTTGCTTCTCCAACATGAACAGCATTGGAGTGCCACGACTGCGCAGAATATTACGTGGTTTAGCTTGGCTGTATCCAGAGATTGGCTACTGTCAAGGCACTGGCATG GTTGTGGCTTCCTTGCTTCTCTTCTTGGAAGAGGAAGATGCCTTCTGGATGATGTGTGCCATCATTGAAGACCTGGTGCCAGCCTCCTACTTCAGCACCACCCTGATGGGTGTCCAGACAGATCAACGTGTTCTGCGCCATCTCATTGTGCAGTATCTGCCAAGACTGGACAAACTTCTCCAGGAGCATGACATTG AGCTGTCCTTGATCACCCTGCACTGGTTCCTCACATCATTTGCTAGTGTTGTGCATATCAAGCTGTTGTTACGCATCTGGGACCTCTTCTTCTATCAGGGCTCCATTGTTCTCTTCCAGGTCACACTGGGTATGCTCAGCATGAAG GAAGATGAACTGATCCAGTCAGAAAACTCTGCATCCATCTTCAATACCCTCTCAGACATACCTTCTCAGATTGAAGATCCAGATGTGCTCCTTCAGGAAGCTATGCGGGTTGCTGGCTCACTAACAGATATGGCCGTAGAGACTCAACGTTGCAAACACCTTGCGTACCTCATTGCAGACCAGGGTCAGCTACTCAACCCTGGTGCGGCTGTTAGCTTATCGAAG ATTGTGCGCCGCAGGACACAGCACAAGAAGTCTGGCATCACCTCACTGCTTTTTG GGGAGGATGATATGGAGGCCCTGAAGGCCAAGAATATTAAGCAAACTGAGCTGGTTGCAGACTTACGTGAGGCCATCCTACAAGTGGCACAACATTTCCAATGCATAGACCCCAAGAGCTGCAACATA GATCTGACTCCAGATTATACCATGGAGAGCCACCAGCGGGACCATGAAAGCTATGTAGCATGTTCCCGAAATCAGCGTCGACGTGCCAAGGCGCTCCTGGATTTTGAGcgccatgatgatgatgaattaggCTTCCGCAAGAATGATATTATCACG ATCATCTCTCAGAAGGATGAGCACTGTTGGGTGGGTGAGCTGAATGGTCTAAGAG GTTGGTTTCCTGCAAAGTTTGTAGAGGTCTTGGATGAACGGAGCAAAGAG tattcCATTGCTGGTGATGACTCTGTCACAGAAGGCATCACAGACTTAGTTAGAGGGACTCTGTGCCCAGCCCTCAAGGCCATATTTGAACACGGGCTGAAGAGGCCCTCTCTACTTGGGGGAGCCTGTCACCCTTGGCTCTTCATTGAAGAG GCTGCTGGACGTGAAGTGGAGCGAGACTTCGATTCTGTTTATTCTCGCCTTGTCCTCTGCAAGACATACAG GTTGGATGAAGATGGAAAAGTGCTCACGCCAGAAGAACTGCTTTATCGA GCAGTACAGTCTGTGAACATGTCACATGATGCAGCACATGCTCAGATGGATGTGAAGCTTCGTTCCCTCATCTGCATTGGATTGAA TGAGCAGGTGCTACATCTGTGGCTTGAAGTGTTGTGCTCCAGCCTGCAGACAGTGGAGAAATGGTTCCATCCCTGGTCATTCCTGCGTAGTCCTGGCTGGGTGCAGATCAAATGTGAGCTCAG AGTCCTCAGTAAATTTGCATTCAGCCTCTCTCCAGAGTGGGAACTCCCTGTAAAAAGAGAG gagaaggagaagaagccgTTAAAAGAAGGAGTTCAGGACATGCTTGTGAAGCATCACCTCTTCAGTTGGGACATAGATGGGTGA